One segment of Micromonospora parathelypteridis DNA contains the following:
- the coaD gene encoding pantetheine-phosphate adenylyltransferase — MSTDVRVRAVYPGSFDPFTPGHLNVVNRARALFDEVVVLVAVNGTKHPGTDEEERAAAVRAVLPVEWTTVTVAAWRGLTSTYCRRHKAGVIVRGVRNTTDLQNEYELAAMNQSLGVPTVLLPAQPELAAVSSTAVRRLASER, encoded by the coding sequence ATGAGCACCGACGTACGCGTGCGAGCCGTCTACCCCGGCAGCTTTGACCCCTTCACGCCCGGGCATCTGAACGTGGTGAACCGGGCACGAGCCCTCTTCGACGAGGTGGTCGTGCTCGTCGCGGTCAACGGCACCAAGCATCCGGGCACCGACGAAGAGGAGCGCGCGGCCGCGGTTCGGGCCGTTCTGCCGGTCGAGTGGACCACCGTCACCGTTGCGGCCTGGCGCGGGTTGACCTCCACCTACTGCCGTCGCCACAAAGCAGGAGTGATCGTCCGCGGCGTGCGTAACACCACCGACCTTCAGAACGAGTACGAGCTCGCCGCGATGAACCAGTCGCTGGGTGTCCCCACGGTCCTTCTGCCTGCGCAGCCCGAACTGGCTGCGGTGTCGTCGACTGCGGTGCGCAGGCTGGCGTCCGAGCGCTGA
- a CDS encoding dihydrofolate reductase family protein — translation MGLLTFSLNVTLDGCVDHEEGIADDETHALFTRLMDEGGAMLWGRVTYEMMESYWPAVARGDVDAPPAMREWAVKLGAKPKYVVSSTRKDFPWTNSHHIAGDLREGVQKLKDATPAGVLLGSGKLATELDRLDLIDEYKLLVHPRIAGHGPTLYQGGLPGTRQLELLSAKPLRNGAVAMHYRRAH, via the coding sequence ATGGGACTCCTCACCTTCAGCCTCAACGTCACCCTGGACGGTTGCGTCGACCACGAGGAGGGGATCGCCGACGACGAGACGCACGCCCTTTTCACCCGTCTCATGGACGAGGGCGGGGCAATGCTGTGGGGTCGCGTCACCTACGAGATGATGGAGAGCTACTGGCCGGCCGTCGCCCGCGGCGATGTGGATGCGCCGCCGGCCATGCGCGAGTGGGCGGTCAAGCTGGGGGCCAAACCCAAGTACGTGGTGTCGTCGACGCGCAAGGACTTCCCGTGGACGAACAGCCACCACATCGCCGGCGATCTGCGCGAGGGCGTGCAGAAGCTCAAGGACGCGACCCCGGCCGGGGTCCTCCTCGGCAGCGGCAAGCTCGCGACCGAGCTCGACCGGCTGGACCTGATCGACGAGTACAAGCTGCTCGTCCATCCCAGGATCGCCGGTCACGGCCCGACGCTGTACCAGGGCGGGCTGCCCGGCACGCGCCAGCTCGAGCTGCTCTCGGCGAAGCCGCTCCGCAACGGCGCGGTGGCCATGCACTACCGCCGCGCGCACTGA
- a CDS encoding transcriptional regulator — translation MIDGLDPIIHVPKRLAAMAVLANAPSVSFRFLKDHLQISESDLSKQMSALEAAGYVSSTKVGRGRGGSTTYRMTQAGQKAYEQHRSALLALIHAT, via the coding sequence GTGATCGATGGCCTGGACCCGATCATCCACGTGCCCAAGCGGTTGGCGGCCATGGCTGTGCTGGCCAACGCACCCTCGGTCTCGTTCCGATTCTTGAAGGACCATCTGCAGATCAGCGAGTCGGACCTGTCCAAGCAGATGTCCGCGTTGGAGGCGGCCGGCTACGTCAGCTCGACGAAGGTCGGCCGTGGCCGCGGGGGCAGCACGACCTACCGGATGACCCAGGCTGGGCAGAAGGCTTACGAACAGCACCGCTCTGCCCTGCTGGCGCTGATCCACGCCACCTAG
- a CDS encoding endonuclease domain-containing protein, which produces MNVVLRELLRVGRGLVTFGTARQVVPQWALQQACHNGELVRVLPEVFVAAHLVGASPGDPVLSRLEPALGQRAALAWADGSGALSHLSALSVWGVRPQAVGDLVHLSAPASASLRTRAGLVVHRRRGLAIEPPQVVVRRGLTVTRLEQALVDSWPTLPPLERRAPVIRAVNDWLATPERLTDALEGAPKLIDRAALRTLLGKLADGCRSPLEIWGHEKVFTGPAMPAFRRQVPIRLGRRTSYLDMFAERERVNIELDGATTHGDPRQREIDLRRDALLATIGILVVRFTHRRLVYEVDAVRRETLAILATRRN; this is translated from the coding sequence GTGAATGTCGTGCTTCGGGAGCTGCTCAGGGTGGGCCGAGGGCTGGTGACGTTCGGAACTGCTCGGCAGGTGGTGCCACAGTGGGCGCTGCAGCAGGCTTGCCATAACGGTGAACTGGTGCGCGTACTGCCCGAGGTGTTCGTGGCGGCCCACCTGGTCGGTGCCTCACCCGGCGATCCTGTCCTGAGTCGACTCGAACCAGCCCTGGGCCAGCGCGCGGCACTCGCCTGGGCCGACGGCTCCGGTGCGCTCAGTCACCTCAGCGCGCTGAGCGTGTGGGGGGTGCGCCCGCAGGCGGTGGGCGACCTGGTGCATCTCAGCGCACCGGCGAGCGCCAGCCTGCGCACCCGAGCCGGACTGGTCGTTCATCGGCGCCGTGGGCTCGCCATCGAGCCGCCGCAGGTGGTGGTCCGGCGGGGCCTGACGGTCACCCGGCTTGAGCAGGCACTCGTCGACTCATGGCCGACGTTGCCGCCCCTGGAGCGGCGGGCGCCAGTGATTCGGGCGGTCAACGATTGGCTGGCCACGCCTGAGCGGCTGACGGATGCCCTGGAAGGCGCGCCAAAGTTGATCGACCGAGCAGCGCTCCGAACGTTGCTGGGGAAGCTCGCCGACGGCTGCCGCAGCCCACTGGAGATCTGGGGGCACGAGAAGGTCTTCACCGGGCCGGCGATGCCGGCGTTCCGCAGGCAGGTGCCGATACGGCTCGGTCGACGCACCAGCTACCTCGACATGTTCGCCGAGCGGGAGCGGGTCAACATCGAACTCGACGGGGCCACCACCCACGGCGACCCACGCCAGCGGGAGATCGACCTGCGCCGGGACGCGCTGCTGGCGACCATCGGCATCCTGGTGGTCCGCTTCACCCACCGTCGCCTGGTCTACGAGGTCGACGCGGTACGCCGGGAAACCCTGGCCATCCTGGCGACCCGCAGGAACTGA
- a CDS encoding ABC transporter ATP-binding protein, which yields MGRDRGHRTVSAEEKTQARQVSLRRIGRLFTPHRPALAAVTAIIVISSIIAMATPFLLRTVIDRALPQGDVTLLVWLVLGMVAVAAVTSALGVVQTWISTQVGQQVMHRLRTDVFSHLQRQSLGFFTRTRTGEVQSRITNDIGGMQSVVTSTATAVAANLTTVVATAVAMVALSWQLSLVSLVVLPPAIWLTRRVARMRREITAQRQRELADLNVTVEEGLSISGVQLAKTLGTGPALIDRFTASSARLVDLELHSELAGRWRMASMSIIFAAVPAVIYLAAGLPGTAGTLSIGTLVAFTALQGGLFRPLMGLLNVGVSLTASLALFARIFEYLDLPIDVADPAEPVRLDPTRVRGHLRLEDVTFGYPGSDTAALAGVTLDVPAGTSLALVGETGSGKSTLAGLVSRLHDPTGGRVTVDGVDLRDLRLADLAAIVGVVSQETYLLHTTVRENLRYARPGATDAEIEDAARAAQIHDLIAGLPDGYDTMVGSRGHRFSGGEKQRLAIARTLLRDPRILVLDEATSALDTETERAVQRAFDVLAEGRTTITIAHRLSTVRDADQIAVLDHGRIVEAGTHDSLLNRNGRYATLAA from the coding sequence ATGGGCCGCGACCGCGGCCATCGCACCGTCAGCGCGGAAGAGAAGACGCAGGCACGCCAGGTGTCGCTACGCCGCATCGGCCGTCTGTTCACCCCCCACCGGCCCGCGCTGGCCGCCGTCACCGCGATCATCGTGATCTCCTCGATCATCGCGATGGCCACCCCGTTCCTGCTGCGTACCGTCATCGACCGGGCCCTGCCGCAGGGCGACGTGACCCTGCTGGTCTGGTTGGTCCTCGGCATGGTCGCCGTGGCCGCGGTGACCTCCGCCCTCGGCGTCGTCCAGACCTGGATCTCCACCCAGGTCGGGCAGCAGGTCATGCACCGGCTCCGCACCGACGTCTTCAGCCACCTGCAGCGCCAGTCGCTGGGCTTCTTCACCCGCACCCGCACCGGCGAGGTGCAGTCCCGCATCACCAACGACATCGGCGGTATGCAGTCGGTGGTCACCTCCACCGCCACCGCCGTCGCGGCCAACCTCACCACCGTGGTCGCCACCGCGGTCGCCATGGTCGCGCTCTCCTGGCAGCTCTCCCTGGTCTCGCTCGTGGTGCTGCCGCCAGCGATCTGGCTGACCCGTCGGGTCGCCCGGATGCGCCGCGAGATCACCGCCCAACGGCAGCGCGAACTCGCCGACCTCAACGTCACCGTCGAGGAAGGGCTCTCGATCAGTGGCGTGCAGCTGGCCAAGACCCTCGGCACCGGCCCCGCGCTGATCGACCGGTTCACCGCCTCCTCGGCCCGCCTGGTCGACCTGGAGTTGCACAGCGAGTTGGCCGGCCGCTGGCGCATGGCCTCGATGAGCATCATCTTCGCCGCCGTACCGGCGGTCATCTACCTCGCCGCAGGACTGCCCGGCACCGCCGGCACGCTGAGCATCGGCACCCTGGTCGCCTTCACCGCCCTGCAGGGCGGCCTGTTCCGGCCACTGATGGGGCTGCTCAACGTGGGCGTCTCGCTCACCGCCTCGCTGGCCCTGTTCGCCCGGATCTTCGAATACCTAGACCTGCCGATCGACGTGGCCGACCCCGCCGAACCGGTCCGCCTCGACCCCACCCGGGTCCGCGGCCACCTGCGCCTGGAGGACGTCACCTTCGGCTACCCGGGCAGCGACACCGCGGCGCTCGCCGGGGTCACCCTGGACGTGCCCGCCGGCACCAGCCTCGCCCTGGTCGGCGAGACCGGCTCCGGCAAGAGCACCCTCGCCGGGCTGGTCAGCCGCCTGCACGACCCGACCGGCGGCCGCGTCACCGTCGACGGCGTCGACCTGCGTGACCTGCGCCTGGCCGACCTGGCCGCGATCGTCGGCGTGGTCAGCCAGGAGACGTACCTGTTGCACACCACCGTCCGGGAGAACCTGCGCTACGCCCGACCGGGCGCCACCGACGCGGAGATCGAGGACGCCGCCCGCGCCGCCCAGATCCACGACCTCATCGCCGGGCTGCCCGACGGGTACGACACCATGGTCGGCTCACGCGGCCACCGGTTCTCCGGCGGCGAGAAGCAGCGGCTCGCGATCGCCCGTACGCTGCTGCGCGACCCGCGCATCCTGGTCCTCGACGAGGCCACCAGCGCGCTGGACACCGAGACCGAACGGGCCGTGCAGAGGGCGTTCGACGTGCTCGCCGAGGGTCGGACCACGATCACCATCGCGCACCGGCTCTCCACCGTGCGCGACGCCGACCAGATCGCGGTGCTCGACCACGGCCGCATCGTCGAGGCCGGCACCCACGACAGCCTCCTGAACCGCAACGGCCGCTACGCAACGCTGGCGGCCTGA
- a CDS encoding MarR family winged helix-turn-helix transcriptional regulator, with protein sequence MTEDTPHTGDDESLAETFWAVASRLRRQTRESLAPWDITPSQSRALGVLGRHGEVRPGTLAEHLRIAARSATEVVDDLQTRGLVERRPDPVDRRATLVALTEEGNRVSAAIRTARRAEADRFFGHLNDADRAELSRILRTLRA encoded by the coding sequence GTGACCGAGGACACCCCCCACACCGGCGACGACGAGAGCCTGGCCGAGACGTTCTGGGCGGTGGCGTCCCGTTTGCGCCGGCAGACGCGGGAGTCGTTGGCACCCTGGGACATCACTCCCAGCCAGTCTCGGGCACTCGGAGTGCTGGGCCGGCACGGCGAGGTCCGCCCCGGCACGCTCGCCGAGCACCTGCGCATCGCGGCACGCTCGGCCACCGAGGTCGTCGACGACCTCCAGACCCGTGGGCTCGTCGAACGCCGTCCCGACCCGGTCGACCGGCGGGCGACCCTGGTCGCGCTCACCGAGGAGGGCAACCGCGTCAGCGCCGCCATCCGGACCGCCCGCCGGGCCGAGGCCGACCGCTTCTTCGGCCACCTCAACGACGCCGACCGCGCCGAGCTGTCCCGCATCCTGCGCACCCTGCGCGCATAA
- a CDS encoding N-acetylglutaminylglutamine amidotransferase produces MCGISGEARFDGRSPDAAAVTRMTEAMRSRGPDDEGLFADGWVTLGHRRLTIIDLSAAGGQPMVRDDLGLALVFNGCIYNYPELREELRRAGYAFHSTGDTEVILVAYAHWGERFVDHLVGMFAIGLVDRVRRRLILARDRLGIKPLYLAETPGRLRFASTLPALLRAGDVDTGIDPVALHHYLSWHSIVPAPRTVLRGVRKLPPATLRVIEADGRSRDEVYWRPDYVREPADAGMDASDWRAAIGDALRAAVRRRLVADVPVGVLLSGGLDSSLIVALLAEAGQQHLRTFSIGFDSRDGESGDEFHYSDLVARAYDTDHHRIRLADDDLVPAVRRAVLAMTEPMGSHDVVAFHLLSEQVARHVKVAQSGQGADEVFAGYGYHQPLVEAPRHSAAETFAAAFFDRDHDELRGIVGPAYALEHDASRDLLAGHLAAPGAQTALDAVLRLDTHLMLPDDPVKRVDSMSMAWGLEVRTPFLDQDLVTLAAHCPPEHKVAQSGKGVLKEVAREVLPAEVIDRPKGYFPVPALRNVDGPVREMVAEALQAPAARERGLFRPEYVARLLAEPDRAEAAAGSNKLWQLGLLELWLQTHDIR; encoded by the coding sequence ATGTGCGGGATCAGCGGGGAGGCGCGATTCGACGGCCGGTCGCCCGACGCGGCGGCGGTCACCCGGATGACCGAGGCGATGCGCTCGCGCGGCCCGGACGACGAGGGCCTGTTCGCCGACGGCTGGGTGACCCTCGGGCATCGCCGCCTGACCATCATCGACCTGTCCGCCGCTGGCGGCCAGCCGATGGTCCGCGACGACCTGGGCCTGGCACTGGTCTTCAACGGCTGCATCTACAACTACCCGGAGCTGCGCGAGGAGCTACGCCGCGCCGGGTACGCCTTTCACTCCACCGGGGACACCGAGGTGATCCTGGTGGCGTACGCGCACTGGGGTGAGCGTTTCGTCGACCACCTGGTCGGCATGTTCGCGATCGGGCTGGTCGACCGGGTGCGGCGGCGCCTGATCCTGGCCCGCGACCGGCTCGGCATCAAACCGCTCTACCTCGCCGAGACACCCGGGCGGCTCCGGTTCGCCTCCACCCTGCCCGCACTGTTGCGGGCCGGTGACGTCGACACCGGCATCGACCCGGTGGCGCTGCACCACTACCTGTCCTGGCACTCCATCGTGCCCGCGCCACGCACCGTGCTGCGCGGCGTGCGCAAGCTGCCGCCGGCCACCCTGCGGGTGATCGAGGCGGACGGTCGCAGCCGCGACGAGGTGTACTGGCGGCCCGACTACGTGCGGGAGCCCGCCGACGCGGGGATGGACGCCTCCGACTGGCGCGCCGCCATCGGGGACGCGTTGCGCGCGGCGGTACGCCGACGGCTGGTCGCCGACGTACCGGTCGGCGTGCTGCTCTCCGGTGGCCTGGACTCCAGCCTCATCGTGGCTCTGCTCGCCGAGGCCGGTCAGCAGCACCTGCGTACGTTCAGCATCGGCTTCGACAGCCGCGACGGCGAGTCCGGCGACGAGTTCCACTACTCCGACCTGGTGGCCCGCGCGTACGACACCGACCACCACCGGATCCGGTTGGCCGATGACGATCTGGTGCCGGCCGTACGGCGTGCGGTGCTGGCGATGACCGAGCCGATGGGCAGCCACGACGTGGTCGCCTTCCACCTGCTCTCCGAACAGGTGGCGCGGCACGTGAAGGTCGCACAGTCCGGGCAGGGCGCCGACGAGGTGTTCGCCGGTTACGGCTACCACCAGCCGCTGGTCGAGGCGCCCCGGCACAGCGCCGCCGAGACGTTCGCCGCCGCGTTCTTCGACCGCGACCACGACGAGCTGCGCGGCATCGTCGGCCCGGCGTACGCGCTGGAGCACGACGCCAGCCGGGACCTGCTCGCCGGGCATCTTGCCGCGCCCGGCGCACAGACCGCGCTGGACGCCGTGCTGCGCCTGGACACCCATCTGATGCTCCCCGACGACCCGGTCAAGCGGGTGGACAGCATGAGCATGGCGTGGGGCCTGGAGGTGCGCACTCCCTTCCTCGACCAGGATTTGGTCACCCTGGCCGCGCACTGCCCGCCGGAGCACAAGGTCGCCCAGAGCGGCAAGGGCGTCCTCAAGGAGGTCGCCCGGGAGGTGCTGCCCGCCGAGGTGATCGACCGGCCCAAGGGCTACTTCCCCGTACCGGCGCTGCGCAACGTGGACGGCCCGGTGCGCGAGATGGTCGCCGAGGCGTTGCAGGCGCCGGCCGCGCGCGAGCGCGGGCTGTTCCGCCCGGAGTACGTGGCACGGCTGCTCGCCGAGCCGGACCGGGCCGAGGCGGCGGCCGGCAGCAACAAACTGTGGCAGCTCGGGCTCCTGGAGCTGTGGCTGCAGACGCACGACATCCGCTGA